Genomic segment of Drosophila ananassae strain 14024-0371.13 chromosome 2L, ASM1763931v2, whole genome shotgun sequence:
AGTAACTTAAAATATTATGCATAGAGTTTAAAGTTTAGAATATAATAGTCTTTAAAAATGCGCTACCTTTACTCTTAAAAACGCTATCCTGCCTTGCACCCTTTGCAACACTGCGGGAATAACAAAAGGTCCTGTCTCCTGACAACCGTATCCTGGCAGCCAAAAGCCGGGACTAATAAACGTTATTTATCTTTTTGCCGCATTACTATCTGCATCTTACGAAGCTGAGAAACTATATTCAAATGGATTTCACGTACTGTGAGTTCCCCAGCACCGTCTCCATCGACACCTTCAAGGCCTATTTCAATCTCACCGATGTCAAGTTGCCCAAAGTCGGCGGTAAATCATTAGACAACAGCCAGATCCCCAACGAAGTCCAGGAGGGCCAGACAAATCAAGTGAAAAGTCTGAGACATCTTGTGCTGGATTCCATTGTCGAGAACTGGAGTGGTAAGTGGAGTGGTAATCGGATAAAAgagattttgtttatttgaaatttaaaataattaaaaatataataaaaaaaattaaaaatattaacattGTCCAGTGAATATCCAAAATAGCAATATAGAGTTTCGAGAACCCTTTTTCTTATCCAGACATTGCTCATCCGCAGAGTTGCCGTGGTACAAGCATCTGGGAAGGCGCGAGGACCGGAACTACTTGCTCAGCCACCTGGACACCCAACTGCCCCTGCAGCTGCTCAGCACCCACATCCGGGAGGACTTCTTCTGGCAGCGATGCTATGAACAGCGCTGGAAGAGTGCGCCACTGCAGGCGCGGGGCGTGGAGCGGCCCTGGATCAACATCTACATGGAGCGACATGTGCAGGAGTTTATTGAGAACATGCCGACGGGCGACTACGAGCAGGAGCAGGGCGGTAACGTGCAGGCCACCCTGGACATCTGTGCGGCGTACATAAATCAGTTGGATATAAGTTTCCTTCAGCCCGCCCCGCCCACAACCGATGCAAATGGTGAGTAGAGTTGCAACGAACATGGGATACTCTATCATTAGCTTTTATCTCTACCACTTGCTCTCCTTTATTATGCACaagtttaatattatttaaagcCCAAACTACTAAAAATTCCAAGATTGAATCTAATGTTGACTCCTTTTTCCTCTGAAACTCCCAAATACCATCTGCAGATCACATTCCGCTTGATTACCTTCTCAGCAATCTGCCGGATTTACGCCAACTGCGACTGAGTTACTGTACCAAGACGGCCGGCTGTAATTACCAAATGGGCTGCAACCAACTGACTGCCAGGGACATTTTGCTCCTGTCCAAAGGACTCAGCCAGTGTCACGAGTTGCGCCGGTTCTGGTGAGAGATGCTACTGAGTAAggcattattttttaatcataTTATTTCTCAGTATGCACAACACCAAACTGATGCCGTATCAGTTGCGATTCCTGGCACACAGCCTGGACAAGGGATGCCACCACCTGACGGAGATGTCCTTGCTTCATTGTGCAGTGGGGGATGCCGGAATTCGCAGTTTTCTGGAGACCTGTGGCCGGGAATCCTTCAGCACTCTTACTGTGTTGGATTTGACTAACAATAAGATAAGTGAGTGAACAAAAAATTCACTGGAATGACTTTAAAAACTCTTTTTTCGTGGCAGCCGAAGAAGGTGCCTATATACTTAGTCGCACTTTGAGGCATGTGCCCCTGCTGCGGCTCGTCCTTCGTCTAAATCCAATCCAAAGTGACGGAGCTGCCGCTATCTTTCACACTCTCCAGGTAATGCCCATCAAGGAGCTGGATCTGGGAACCTGTGGCATCTCAGAAACCATCACAAAGCTTTTCATGATGTTGATTTGTCAGCACAACACATTGctttatatagatatatcCAATAATTCTTTGGGAAAGGTAAGAAATACtcaatttttattgaataatttctttaatgaaattatttcAGGACTTTGGTAAGCACCTTATGAAGATCATTACCTGCAATAAAGTTCTCGAGAAATTGGATTTACGAAATACTGGACTATCATTGGAAATGCGGAGAAAATTCCAGGAGCTTCTTATCAAAAATGTGGAACGCAAAAAGCATGAGGCTTTAAAACAGAAACAACGTGATAAATTCAAGGCCATGATGCAGCTATAAATAAGTGTTtatttacatatatgtataaatagaTAAACCCTTGAAAACATACCTCCATATATAaggaaactatttttaaagttcTGACTACATAAGCTATAtagttaagaaaaataaaacaaataaagcaTGTGTAGTGCTGCTTGTGTATAAGATTATTAAGATTATAGATTTATTAGGTaactaaaaaagaaataatgcAAAAAAAGGATGTCAACTGTTTCCGCCCGGGATTGAACCGGGGGCCTTCCGCGTGTTAGGCGGATGTGATAACCACTACACCACGGAAACTCCGTTATGTTTGACTTCCAAAAAACTTAATTTCAATAAAGGCATTTGGATAGAGATAAATAAAGATAGATAAAACTAATCTTCAttgagttaaaaataaatactcaatttttaaaaatacacCAGTCACTAAAAAATGActataacaattttaaatgtgtttgacacatttttttttaaattcctcGTCCTTTTTTCACTGAGGTACTGACCATATCTGATGTAGCCACATCGATGCTTTCAGGCCAACATTCATTAACCCTCGACCTTGTTGACTTAagtcaacaaaaacaaagctaaCCCCATCAAGATTGCCGGGGTTCTAGGGCACTGGCTTTATCCCTTTCCCGTTGTCCTTTCCTAATGGATTCGCCCAGCAACGCCAACAAAAACATTGGAAAACTAAGTGGAAACACTTGAAAATGAGTTGAAAAAAGGTAAAAAGTTGttgagaaaataaataaagaaggaatttctgttttctgtttgttGCTATTTTAGTAGATGTTGTTTTTGTGGGGctagtttgtttttgttgctcttCTCGGCACAGAAAGTGTAAAAATGGTTTGCGCTTTTTTGTTAATGGCATTTTAAGTGCGGTCGGACTTGGGTGACTTGAACAGGATAGCCTCAATATTATTAAGGAATAATTGGAGTAATAGCTCTCGCAGGAAACTAAGCTGTAAATATGTATGATTTCCACCTTCACACACCTCTAACATATCCAGACAGCTCATGTCCATCCtccaatttatttttggttttttctaTTTAGGGTGAGGTATGGTTGTTgctatttttcaattaaaaccaAATTGTATTTTTGTCTGGTGAAGGTTTTTACTCATTTTCTGCTCATTCTTTTTctcgttttgtttatttaggACCTTGTTTTGTTTATCTGCGCAAGTTAAAAACAACACAGTCCAAGACAGACCCAGCCACGGAACACAATAGCGTGGATATTCAGATATATGCTTCCATTTATCATAGATACATATATGATAATTGCGTTTTAAAGTTTGATATGTGGACAAAGTTTTTTGGCTAAAATGTCCTGGCCAGGACCCGATGCCAGTTGTTGTGCCAGCATATTTAGCAGCTCATAAATCTTCCATGGATTCAGTCTTGTGATTTATAACGAGCCACAAACTTGAGCCAGCCAACAATGGAAAAgaatctcaaaaaaaaaaacaaaacttcaaACACTTGTAGAACTGAGGAAGAaatttagctttaaaataggtctttgtaattttaaaaaatcagcAGAAAATGACTTCCTTCGTCTTCTCGaaaacttcaattaaatttttcttggCATTCTTCTAATCCCCTTTTGTATACCCTGCCAGCCTCAATTAGTTTACGCCTAATTGTCATATTTTTCTTCTTGGTCCTTTTTTTTGGACCTCTGTCCAGTTAATTGCATTTGGTGTGGGCGTCTGGGAGTGGCTATTCGTAGCATGGCATGCCCTGAAAACTTTAGACAGTTATCATCATTATTTATGATATTtctttccacttttttttccGTCGATTTTCTCAGTAAGGCTCCTAGCCGGACAAAAAGGGGTTAAACGCGCCAAATGGGCATGCAAAacttttcaaattaaattaaaagcaTGCCGAAAGCGCCGGAgacaaaacaaattttgatgAGTCAGCTGCCGGGCTGTGAAAAGTCAATAAATCAACGTTCTGCTGATGAGGGTAAGGCTTAAAATCAAGTAACtctaattaaataaaaataaaaaaggtttTCACCTGGAGATGCGGGGTATCGATCCCCGTACCTCTCACATGCTAAGCGAGCGCTCTACCATCTGAGCTACATCCCCTATATAATTTTGGACGATATAGAGGTCTTTAAAAGAAACCATTCCATTTTCTCCAATGACATTTTATTTCAAGTAATTTAAATGTCTTTAAGCGATATGCAAGCCACGTGAAAATGACATTCAAAACTGGTTAACCGCATTTTTAATTCATTAGTTGTTAAGCTCATTATGTATGCTAAGGTagtaacataaaaaaatatatgaaactattacttttttttaacttgAGAAATACAAAGTTTATGGTTAAACTCCAAAAGGACCACTATCCTTAACTAtccttgtttttcttttgtttgaaaaaaggAAACCCTATTCATATGAAGAGGGATGGGTTAAAATGATGCGGGgaatataaaagtaaacaaTAATCATTTTATACATGCTGTGACAATGCGACTTTATTGCCAATACAATagataaaaattcaattcagGATTGTTCTACTCCTCCCCCGTTATTCGGAGCCTGAcgtttttatgattatttcacTCCTTTATATGTGTTTTCTGTTTGGTTTACTGGATGACAAATTTGCATATCCCTCGGGTCTTCGGGTGTGTTGGCTTGTCTTCGCATATGACAGTCCTGGGAATAGCCCGATACCAGGGCACAATCTCAATGCCAATCGCATGATGTGCGAATTGCCACAAGGACTCTCGTCCTGCCATTGTCTAAACAATAAAGAATAATCTCCTCCGGCTTTGGAGTCGTGTGGCAGAAGTTTGTGCCTAAGCATTGGAATGTGCCACGTTTTATTGCTTGTAATTTGCATTCAAAGTTGTCTTTTGCGAAAAAGTAACTTTCTTCTTTTTATCCTTGACTTAAAGTCGTTTAAATGAGGCGTGCAACTATGGATGATTTAGTTCAAGGAGTTTCAAAACAAATTCCAGTCacaacatttaatttttgtatatatctTTTATCTTTAAATCTCTTGAATAAAAAAACGGATTTAAAATTCATAAGATCCTGTTTCCTGTCAGATAGTACCTTTTCTTTGCAAGGATTTCAAATTTCCATTCCATCCTGACTTGCTGTCAGTGCGTATTAATCAGAAAACCTTTTCGCCTTAACCATTTGGCCGGACAATATTTGCCAATCAATTGCCACAAACACAAATTGTCCATTTTCCTGTGGACCGGTGGTGTCGCCGGGGCGGAaggaattttaaaattcaaatataaaataaaatgcccAATTGAAAGCGAGCGGTTACAATGAGTCCGAGTCCAGTCAGTTCTGTCAGTCAGTTTCCACAATTTTCACACCCACAACGGACCCAAGATGATGGTAGCAGATGGCGATGCTGAGGAGGGGGGCTGGTGGGGATTTTTGTATATCGGAAGACCGCAGcaaataatattgaaaatcCGTAGACAATTGTGTACTCACCGGGGGAGACAAAAAATGCCAGAATGCCTGTCCAAACCCGCACTTGAGGTCGCTGACTAAATGggcaaatgaaaatgaaaatcaacTGAGCTGGAATGAAAGGCGGACAGAAAAGTGTCCTTGGTTCGGGTGTCGTGGGTTATTCATTTGCATTCTTTCCTGCCCGGtctctttattaaaaaactttcCCTCTTACCGCCAAAAGCCATAGAAATGCCAATTAAATGCAAGAATCTGTCCAGCATGGACTTTGGTTTCGGGACTATGGGTTTTCCCAACAAGTAATCCTAGACGAAAATTCTCACTCATTAGCACAAATCATGGTGAGGCATGCTGGCGCATATATCATGGCCGGAACAAAACATAAAATGTGTTAACAAAATATATGCAGGCCTCACAAATTATGAGCATTATCATCAGGAATCGGATATCGGTGGTCAGGGAGCTGGGTGGCTGGAGCTGGCAAACCGTAATCCACTGTGGAAATGTACAAATGATTTGCCAGCAAATTGCAACAGCTTTTGGGCTCGGTCGGTCATTCCTGCTAAGTGGACAAATCTACCACAAATACGAATATCACCCTCATTATGGCCAAGAGCGTAAAATTCCTCCTCCGTTCTGTACATTTTTTTCGGCTGTCtcattttgtgtgtgtgtttgtattgTTATCGCAATGTCGACAAGACCACTGGCCACGTTAAGAGACAACAGCCAACTCCACCCGTCCCAGCAGCCAAAGCCACCAGGCAAATCCTAAAAAAAGGCGACAATGTTCACGAGTCGAGGTTGGACCGCTGTCAGCGGGACTGACACTAAAGTGGTTTACGGCGATAAGATGCCCCTGGCAAGCTGATTCTTCTTCCCCTGGATGCTGCGAAACTGAAAGGACCATCAGGATAGAGTAAGCTGGAAAAATGTGCGAGGATTCTGCCACGCCGCTTAATGTGAGAGATTTGAAGAGGATGCATAATATGGGGATTATCGGAAAGGTTGGCCTATCATGGAGGTATAGACGGTaaggaatttattttatacatatttccgaaaagtaaaaaaagatttaattTAGTTCCCTTCTACATCCCCTTCCAAGTCCCCGCCCTGCAAACGTTTTCCCATTTAATGACAACTGTAAATTACTTGTTGGGAAAATCGCTTAAGTAAGCAGAAATCAATCGATTGGCCGTAGTAGCTATTCCCAAAATCCAATTGTTAGTCCGGCTCAATACACTCCACCCTCGACCCCAAAAAGTAGACTAGAAATTATATGCAACGCATCGTGGCCAGGACTATTCGCTTCGCTCTTTGcttttttccatttattaCAACTAAGTAGACACAACAAAAACACGAGGATTGGGGACTGGGGGATAAGGTTGGATTTCCACTGCCTCCTGCCAACTCTCCTCTCAAGTTTGGTTGGACTTCGGGCGCCTTCTTCGGGTAGTTTCTGCGGCTAAATGGTTTGAGCGATAAATAATGTCCGTTTGTACTTTTAAACGACTTCCTTTCatttggttttctttttccCTCGCCGACGACTGTTGTTCAAATTGTTTCAACGCCAATACATAAtagctgccacgcccccgaccatCGTCCTGGCAGGATGGGCAGGAAAACAAGCCGTCAAAGATagcaatcttcgattttacttggtttttcgtttttttttttggtactCGGTTTTTTCGCAGGGGTTTCATTTACTGCCtgccgttgttgttgcggCAGTTCGATTGATGTTGGTCTGGATAAGGACGAATAAAACGGGGAAAACGAAAATACGACAGGATTCGCCCTATAGTGACAACTACACTGGAATTACTTTTTGTTAGAATACTATAGTAGAAATTAGTTAAAGTAGAGAGTATACTGGTCATACTATTTGttcttaataattaaatatacttTTAAGGATTTCTTTTCAGAGTGTCCTTTATAGTCCACTAAGACCTTGTATTAGTTTCTTACTGTGTCATATAAATCGTTTTATTTCCTAAGCGGTATTATTGAGGATTGGATGACGCCTGTAGGAAGTGATTGTTGTTGCTCCTGTGGTTCTGTCGCGCTTGAGGTTCCTGCGAAGATAAATGGCTCACTTAGCATTCGTACTCATTCGTACTCCAAAACAGCAACAACGTAAAAcaagaaacaacaaaaaaataaaaagaaaaacaacatcATCATCGTGATAGGTGTGTGCGGTTTAACGCTTCAGGATTGagagaaaagaaaaggaaCGTGCCTGGGATGGAAGGGCTGACAGTTGACTCTGGGGAGCCTAAGACTGACAAATAAAGGTGACTTTATCGGGGGTTTTCCcgacactttttttttgatgaaaCTGATGGTACAGGATTAGCCAGGGTAAGGTGAATAGTGTCAAGTTTCTGAAAATTAAGCAGTGGTTGTTGTATTTTTGAGTATGAGTTATGTGAGAGCCTTAAAACAAAGTAAGATTTTGTATTACTAGTTATGTTTAGTTAGAAATATGGttggaaaatattataattaataaaggaaaacatttaatatgtctaatacatatttttacaaaatgcaATACTCATATCCTACAGAATTCTATGATGCCACCAGCTCCCAGAAGGACAGATTCTAAAAACATAGCTCATCCTTCGGCTGGGCTGAATTGtgcacacacagacacataaATCAAACAATAAGTactctttattattattatttgcacTTTTTGCATACACGGTATTTGCTTAAGCAGCTCCGGCCGCAAGAACAGCCGCAGCACCAGCAAATATATAATGGAGCATACTTCAACTTGGCTTATTGAATAAGTCAGCAGTGAACAGTCGGCGGCTGGCGAGACGCCACCTCTGAAAACTTCAATAACAACACTCCCTGAACACTCCAAAACTTTGGAGCGACGCCCCGTCGTTTCGCAAATGCCACGCCCcatccacacacacatacacactggGAAGCATCCGCCCCGGCAGCTCCTGTTGGAAATCTCCAACAGAAACAAcataatttgcataaaattgaCGTTAAAGGTTACCAAACAGCAGCGTAGTAGCTACAAACATTTACTTAGGCATCTCCCGGAattctttttacttttttggtGCCCAGAGTGCTCATATTAATAACCTTAAATCAATTCCATTATGCTGGGGACCCCGGAAAAACACGCGTTAAATTAATTTTGCCTTTATTTGCCACAAAAGTATGCGAAAGTGCAGAAAAGGGTTGAACAAATTTCCCACAAATTACATGCGTGAAAAAAACGCGCGCGAGTTTTccctttttatatattttttttaaatttttttttgggggtgtGTGAGTCACTTATAAACAGATTTAAGGATGTCCTCCTGTAACTCCggtcttttttttaaaaagaaatatttctaCTCCTGTAGAAAAATTGATCTACATGCATACCACAACTcgaatttaattataattataccCGCAGTCGGTTCTTCTTAAACATTTAAACTAATTAATTAGCAAATTTGCAGGCGTTAAAATGTTCGCCGacagaaaaagaaaacacaCATAAATCTTGTCGCAGCACACCAGgacaccacacacacaaacacacacacatccggGAAACAGAGAAATGCCCACGGGGCGTATGGTTTCGTGTGTGTGGAAGGGAAGCAGATTGCTCATACGCCTAGTGGGTTGGCCCAACATTTCCGTTGATGCGAGCCAATTTGAAAAGGGATTGGGAAACGGGCTAATGGGAAATGGATGCGAGGAAGACGGCTCATTCAGAAACTCATGTTTCAGGATTTCTGCAATGGGTGTTTAGGATTTGAAATTGTCTGCCTTCAGAAAAATCTCAAATACAGAAACTTAGGATAATTTTCTCTTCGAATTTTTAAGAATATGTCTGGGAATATGTCTGACTATTACTTTTCCGCCTCtaaatcatttaaattacTTTCTGATATACATAATTTATTTAGATGACCCCTGACCGGGGaccaaaagcaaaacaaatcCCTGGAACCCGCAGCTAATTTCATCTGAAGTCAAGCGTGTAAAAGCGATTACCAAAACGGGCTATTTTTTTGGGAGCTGAAACAGCTTTCTGGTTGGAAACGACCCAGCGATAAGcgggataaaaataaaagacaaaataataaactcgCTGACCACGAGAATCCAAAGTGCCGCTGCGGTTCGCTCAAGAGTGAAAGGAAATGCGATGATAACGCGCTGATAGAGCACAAAAAGGGTCTGGCCACAGGATGGGTACGGGTCAAAAGGATACAGTTACAGTTACAGAAACGGCAACATAAAATAAACAGCTACTGGGAGTCCCTGGGGGGCCATTGCAGCCAATTAGGTGCGTCTGTTGGGCGCTGGGATCCTAACCGCCTTCCTCCATGCAAATGTCTGGCATATCCTTGTGCGTGAACAGATTATCAAATTAGCGTAAATGTTATTGGCCTCCTTGGGAATCGTCGGATCACTGACACTTCAAGCCCGGCCCACACACATTTCTCCTgttcaaattttcaatttcctgTCAAACCTTTGAAAAGGCAAAACTTAAACGACCTGGCCGAGACATGATAAAAAGCAAATCCTTTACATGATTTAGGCATTTTGGCCACAACCTTATTCGATGTCAACAATATTTAGAATGAAATGCTAACTTCTGGCGGATCCGAAACTTATAtacacttttatttaaatatatgtttCTATTGGTATTTGGCACCCAATTTTCCATAACTTGACCAATATTTGTCACATTGCAACATCTTGTAGTTCTTAAATGGTTTTCTGTCCGATATTAAACAAAAGGTGTCTCAAAAGTAGCATTTTGGCCACCTCATGATTTACATCGATTTATTTTTAGAGAAATAGCCATAACTTGGCTAAAACCCATTCGATCGTTGAATGTTATGCCTTCCCGATCTTATCTTTTCGAGTAgaatcatttttaataaaaacctggccaactaaaatctgaccccattttcgtaatttttcaaaggggtaacatcatgattttggccaaaaatcgatccaaaattttattttacgaTTATAactatattttgatgcagcTCGACGGcgcttagttccctgatttgtAAACTGTATTTCTTTTCGACATCCGATGCGAAATGgcttaaatataaaaagaaaactgTCTCAAAAGTTGCGATTTTGGCCACCCACCAACTTCGAAACAATGCTTTTCGGCCCAATTTATTTCAGGGAATTAGTCATAACTCGGCTAATATTTGTTGGATCGAAGAATGTTATGCTTTCCCACTCTTATATCTTCGAGTAgaatcattttcaattaaaaactgGCCTACTAAAATCTGACCCCATTTTCGCAATTGTTCAATTGTTGTCATcataattttggccaaaaatctatccaaaattttattttgcgatTGTGACTTTAAtatgatgcagattgacggcacttagttccctgatttgtAAATTGGctgaaatattgaaaaaatatgtcTAAAAATGATTGTTTTGAAATCCTAGGGTCTTCCAGAACGTTTAATTTAAGGAAatcttggccaataccaaGCCGATCGACCCTCTAAAAgtgtatttaaataaaagctttaaatataatttatttctcTACTCTTAGAAGAGCGGAAAGTTGGCactcctttttggccaaaggCTATCAAATGGCTCACAACTTTTTCGCAAAGCCGCTTAAATGCTATAGTTACTTGGACCACATCCTCAAAACTCTTACCccatttttcgaatatttccAGCCGGACAAAGGTGCTTTGGAAAAGTGTGTGACGGTGTTGATAGCAACTGTtatttaaatacatatttatttttattgttttcccaGAAAGGGTTATTTTGCAAGGACTCGCAAGGATTAGTTCGGAAGTAGAAACTGTACAAAAACTATGGTTATGGTaactaaatataaatatcacattttttaataatgggTTTGCTGGATTAGTGTGCTGTGTCctttaaatttaacaaaatactACCCTCATTTAACCATTTCCCAGGTGAAACAAATTTTCACACAACACTTAAAATTAATGTCTCACTATTTGCACAACATCTGTGCAGCATTTGATATTCGGACGGGACTAGCCCTTTCATCTGCCCGGTCAACTCCACTTTTTGGCAATTCTGcagaaaaaaggcaaaaaggtAAGCGACTCTGCCCCGGTTCGCCCGGAAAAATGCAAATGTTGGTAAACAGAAACCTTTTGTTACTCACTCGCGACAGCTCCCACCGTTCGCTGTGACATATGAGTCGAATATGTTGCAAATTCAATATTTGCCAACAATTTTGCAATGTTTCTTCATGTTTTTCTTCATTCTTTTTTTACGGTCCCAGAACACCAGAATGGCAGTTGTAGCCAAACAAAAAGCAGTAGCAACTGAAAAAATGGtaacaacaatagcaacaactTTGCCGCAGCAATggacaaaaatttattaaacaaataaaagttaaaagcatttgATGGACCACAAACAA
This window contains:
- the LOC6500604 gene encoding dynein regulatory complex subunit 5, which encodes MDFTYCEFPSTVSIDTFKAYFNLTDVKLPKVGGKSLDNSQIPNEVQEGQTNQVKSLRHLVLDSIVENWSELPWYKHLGRREDRNYLLSHLDTQLPLQLLSTHIREDFFWQRCYEQRWKSAPLQARGVERPWINIYMERHVQEFIENMPTGDYEQEQGGNVQATLDICAAYINQLDISFLQPAPPTTDANDHIPLDYLLSNLPDLRQLRLSYCTKTAGCNYQMGCNQLTARDILLLSKGLSQCHELRRFCMHNTKLMPYQLRFLAHSLDKGCHHLTEMSLLHCAVGDAGIRSFLETCGRESFSTLTVLDLTNNKITEEGAYILSRTLRHVPLLRLVLRLNPIQSDGAAAIFHTLQVMPIKELDLGTCGISETITKLFMMLICQHNTLLYIDISNNSLGKDFGKHLMKIITCNKVLEKLDLRNTGLSLEMRRKFQELLIKNVERKKHEALKQKQRDKFKAMMQL